The genomic stretch GTGGGGCATCTTGGCAGCCTGACCGATACCGCTGATCAGGGCCACGTTAGCGGGATCCAGCCCTAAATCAGCCAACACTGCCATCAGCATATTCCTGATGGCAAAGTTACCGCATCCCGGGCACCAGGAAATATCTTTTGATCCAGGTCTGGTTGAAACGAATGTATTCATAGTGCCTCCAATTTCTCTACAATGTCTTCCACATAAAAGTGTCGTCCATTGTACTTGAGCATCGATTCAAAACGATTCCCGGGAAAGAGCTGCTGCAGCAGGGCGGCAAACTGGCCGGTCATATTTTCCTCGACGACAATAATTCTATCCGCTTTTTGAAAATAGCTGTCAAGATCGGCAGGCAAAGGCCATAACTGGCTGAAATGGAGCAATCCCAGATCGTCACGACCGCTGACATCCACCGCCTCACGCACGGTAGAATATGTTGATCCCCAACAAATCAAAAGGATTTTGTATTCCTCATGACCGCCAAATCCTGGTGCCAGGCTTTCTCCTGCCAGTGCCTCCATCTTTTTCATTCTTTTTTCCGGCATCCGCTGACTGAGTTGCTCGTCCTCGGTCGTGTCACCAAATTCATCATGTTCGTTGCCGTTGGCAATGACGACCCCATTACCATGACCGGGAATTCCGCGGGGGGAAACACCGCTGCTCGTCAATTCGTATCGCCGGTAATCACTCTCGGTTTTCACCACATGATAAGTGGTTTCAATGCCGTCAGCCTTCAACCGGGGAAGGCAGGTATAGGAATCAACAAAAAACTGGTCGGTAAGAATAAAAACAGGAAGCTGGTACTTGTCCGCCAGATTAAAAGCTTTGCGCGTCAGGTAAAAGGCCTCTGCCAGGGTTCCGGGAGCGAAAATAACCCGGGGGAATTCCCCATGACCGGCATGGAGAACAAGATTCAGATCGCCCTGCATAGTTCTGGTCGGCAATCCCGTTGCCGGTCCGGGGCGCTGGGCCAGGTGCAAGACCATCGGTGTTTCCGACATCCCCGCCAGGCTGATAGACTCTTCCATCAGGGCAAATCCACCTCCCGAGGTGGTTACCAGGGCCCTGGCGCCGGCATACCAGGCGCCGATTGACGCCCCGGCGGCAGCAATTTCATCCTCGAACTGTTCCACCACCAGGCCGAAGTCACCGGCCCGCTGGGCCAAATAAATCGCGACACCGGTAGCCGGTGACATGGGATAAAAGGAAAGAAAGTTGCAGCCGCCGGCCACGGCCCCCAAAGCGACGGCCTGGGAACCGTTCATCAGGGAATACTCACCAGCATCCGACCACCGCTCAACCTCCAGGCCGTCTATGATTTTTCCCTGGGCGTAGCCGGCCTGCAAAGCTGCCTGGTTGGCGGCAACCCGTGCTTCTCCCTGAGCATCGAATAACAGTGTGTTTTTTTCTGCCAGCAGGCTGAAATCAAGCCTGAGGAAACCGGCAATCAAGCCGGAAACCACCATATTTAACGGCATGGGCTCGGCACCTGGAGATTTTGATTCCAAAACATAGCGCCGGTTTTTATGCCATTTTTCCCTCCATTTATCCAGGA from Pseudomonadota bacterium encodes the following:
- a CDS encoding 2-oxoacid:acceptor oxidoreductase subunit alpha, producing MMDINLVIGGAAGQGLNTLETLMLPVLKEAGFHLFAAKDIMSRIRGGVNLVTIRVAGQEKSGYRQKSDVFIALSDEAFAWAENRLTLATILIGPATVLDKWREKWHKNRRYVLESKSPGAEPMPLNMVVSGLIAGFLRLDFSLLAEKNTLLFDAQGEARVAANQAALQAGYAQGKIIDGLEVERWSDAGEYSLMNGSQAVALGAVAGGCNFLSFYPMSPATGVAIYLAQRAGDFGLVVEQFEDEIAAAGASIGAWYAGARALVTTSGGGFALMEESISLAGMSETPMVLHLAQRPGPATGLPTRTMQGDLNLVLHAGHGEFPRVIFAPGTLAEAFYLTRKAFNLADKYQLPVFILTDQFFVDSYTCLPRLKADGIETTYHVVKTESDYRRYELTSSGVSPRGIPGHGNGVVIANGNEHDEFGDTTEDEQLSQRMPEKRMKKMEALAGESLAPGFGGHEEYKILLICWGSTYSTVREAVDVSGRDDLGLLHFSQLWPLPADLDSYFQKADRIIVVEENMTGQFAALLQQLFPGNRFESMLKYNGRHFYVEDIVEKLEAL